The genomic stretch cgtacgtgcaactcggccgtcggcggaccgtgtgttcggcacagccaacattagaCGTGTATCGATgtgaggcgatctttgtcggcgctccgcggccgaccgtcggtttggtgtgtccagGCCTTTACACCCTCAAATTTTGAATAACGACTCTTAATTTCCTGAAACGCGATTTGAAGTACCAGCAGCGAAACAGTTATAGtattgaagaagaaacaagaagttcttcaaatgcatgataataatgatacacaaaaaataaataattgtttacTTTACTATATTTAACTGGAATTAATTGTGGAAACAGTCCCTAAAGGGACCTGCACGTATTTGTATAACTATAACAATTACCAGATTAGTGCTCTGTTATTGTATTCTATGAAGCTGGCTTCAGAGCCAATATGCATTTCTGAGCCTGAAAGTTTTGCTGacatatgtaaaatatgtaaaattgtAAACAACTTGTTTCTATTGAAAGGCAAAGCATTCAATTATCGAATAGCAACTGGGAGTTGGTGATCAGGAACTATTCTAAATAAGGACTATACAAGATAATAAAGCCTCCATTGGCTTTAATTACAATTAAGCCGATTACTGGAAGTCAATCCAATCATTTTGAATAGTGAGAGGTAAAAAGGGTGAGAGGTGGGGGGATAGTTTAATTTACTGAAGTCTTATctacctttttaaaaatgttttattacaggTAGCCTAATActttggcatgtactgtaaagtTAAGCTTAGATGTGGGGGCGAGGTATGGAGTTGATTGGGTCCGCAACATAAATAAGCAAGTCATCCGCGTAAAGGGAGACTTTGTCAGCCGTCTCGCCCCTGACTGTACCCCGGATCCTCTCATCAGATCTAAGGGCAATAGCCAGAGGTTCAATTGCAATGTTGAATAAAAACGGGGATAAACACAACTCAGTCTGGTCCCCCTACACAGGTTAAAATTGTCAGAGGTTACACCATTAGTTCATACAGAGGCTATAGGAAACAAGTAAAGCTTTCTGACCCAGGTGAGAGAAGTCAACCTAAACATAACTACTCTAGAACAACGAGTAAGTAGGTCCACTCAATCCTGTCAAACACCTTTTCGGCATTAAGAGAAACAATTACTTTAGGTTTAATGTTTGAGTGGGTGGACAGCAAGATATTGAAACAGTCACAATCCTTTATTCTTATTTAAAGAAGGTTTTCAGAGGGTTAACCTGtataaatggataggctacaattattatttaatgtaaagATAGAGTACAGTGCAATATCCAACTTGGTATGcttacaaatgtatttctgggggggaaaaaatatctaaatacatttatacatttatacaatctGAAAAAGCTCAGAGCCCTGAACGGTTCGGCAAACACACATAAGATTATTCTGCATACAAATGGAAAAAGATAAATATGAGATTAATTGGTTTGATTTAACAGGGCAAACTTAATAAGCTTTAAAAGTTAACACGTGATTTTATTAGTGAGCTATAAAAAGTGAGAGCCAGCGAGAGCTTAAATAAACATTCTTtgggaaactccacacaggaagTCCTTTTTTGGATCCATGTGGGTGGAGACATGAATGAAACTACTTTAAACGGGGGATTTCACAGCAGTGGGGTAACACTGATAGCCGCAtgcctctcgctctcacacGTCCTCTCACTGTGAAACGACACAATGGAGCTGCAACACCTCTGGGACTGTATCCGAGCACACGATGCCTACCTGCGCTCTCCCTTCTTCCCCGTGCTGTTCTCACTCACCGTGTACCTGGGCTTCTGCTTCCCTTTTGTGCTGCTGGACCTCCTCTCCCCCAAAGTGGCATTGCTGAGAAAGTACAGGATACAGCAGAAGAGCCAGGTCTCCTGGTCCATGATGTGGAGCTGCTTGGCGCAGTCGCTCTACAACCACGTGGTGTACATTTTCCCCCTGACCGTGCTGCACTGGTACTGGAGGCCGGTCAGCTACCCGACGCAGGCTCCTGGCCTATTCCGTCTGCTGTGGGACATCCTCGCCTGCCTCCTGCTCTTTGACTTCCAGTACTTTGTCTGGCACCTGCTTCACCACAAGGTGCCCTGGCTTTACAAGACCTTCCACAAGGTCCACCACAAGTACACATCCACATTCGCCCTGACTGCGGAGTACTCTGGGGCCTGGGAGACGCTATCTTTGGGCTTCTTCGCTGCCGTCAACCCCCTGCTGCTGGGCTGTCACCCGATGACGGAGATGCTGTTCTTTGTGCTCAACATCTGGCTGTCGGTGGAGGACCACTCAGGCTACGACTTCCCCTGGTCCACCCACAGACTGGTCCCCTTTGGGCTGTACGGAGGGGCCCCGCATCATGACCTCCACCACCTGAAGTTCAGGTCCAACTATGCCCCCTACTTCACTCACTGGGACATATTGTTTGGAACCTTACACTCTGACTGAACAACCACACAGAGACAAGTCTGGACTGCACTTTAATGACTGGGATGGTCAGTAGCATATGAACTGTATGATTACCAGAGGTCAAACAAAGACTGACCAAAGACTTCCCACTTCACTGGTCTGTATTCTGTATATGTTTGCTTATGAAGTATTGTGAAGCATTGTGAGTAATACCGGACAAAGAATGTATGATCCTAACTGTGAAAATGTTACAGAACTATAGCCAATATTTGGCTTGAATACTATTTCCTTATTTCAAGGAACGAATCTGCTCTTTATTAAGTCTTAATtctcttatttattcattcaaataTAATACTTTCTATGtcatttataaatgtaattCTGTTTAAGTAATGTATTAACTATGAAGCAAATATGCACTGCAACAGATATTTCACTGTGTAAGATATTCTTAAGTAGGTTTTctattcatttttggaataaagTATTCAATAAATCTACAAGAAATTCCACTTTTTTTGCTGAGAATTCTATATAGTGAGTAAACACTGTAGTCTAGCTTGAGAGACACAAtatattttggaatgttttcctAATTATAAAAGCATTGAAAATGAAGAAACTTTATTTGGTAGTGCACTAATGAGAGAATGAATTATACCAGTGGAACATCCAAGCAGGAAAATTCAAGTATCCATGACACAATATCACAAGTGTACAATAATGACtggaatggttggcattcataaatggttggcatttatatagcacctttatcaaaagcactgtacaattgatgcttctcattcacccattcatacacacactcacacaccgacggcgattggctgccatgcaaggcgccgaccagctcctcaggagcatttgcgggttaggtgtcttgctcaaggacacttcgacacagcccgggcgggggatcaaactggcaaccctctgactgccagacgactgctcttactgcctgagccatgtcgccctaaTGTAATTACTACTCCTCAATTAGAGTGGCAATCTACAATATGAACAGATACCATAGTTGAGACATATTCCCACTGGCATTTCTGTATCTatgagaaactgtaaaaaaatgtttccataTAATACAACTTGAAGGTGGTGGTGGGTGCTCCACTGCCGCCCTATATGGAAATGTACGTATGCAAACCACGGAAACCAATGGAGGAAACCAATTGTGGAAACAGTCCCTAAAGGGACCTGCACGTATTTGTATAACTAAAACAATTACCAGATTAGTGCTCTGTTATTGTATTCTATGAAGCTGGTTTCAGAGCCAATATGCATTTCTGAGCCTGAAGGTTTTGCAGACTTATGTAAAATTGTAAACAACTTGTTTCTATTGAAAGGCAAAGCATTCAATTATCGAATAGCAACTGGGAGTTGGTGATCAGGAACTATTATAAATAAAGTCTTCCTGGCTAAACCCTTTATTGATGGGCAGACTGGTTGATTCAGGGAGGCCAGCCACTCCCACATTATTTTGAATATGCATTCCTATTACCCACCTCAGAAAAATACATGTCATGTCTGAAAAAGGGATATTAGTCATTCAGTCATGAAAACATGGTTTCTGACTAAATCCAGAATTAATTTCCTACATTTCTAAACACTAAAAGTTAATTCaatcttcctttttttccttaCACTAGCTGGGGTTCAGGAAGCAAATTTATTTATAATGTGCTTTCAGTTTCAGTAATTCataatcattaatattcataagcTATTAGCATTTAGGTACTTATAACGTATAACATTTATGACAATAATGTCTTTCAGAAGCTCAACATAGATGGAATGGGTACTAATACGTTGACTCCTTTGAAAGGAGTCTGCTTTTTGAGGAgaccttttacatttttgaaccTGAACTgtgttactcagtttggcttgAGCAGAGGCATTGTGACATTCATTTAGCAAAGCAGGAGGATATTAATCATCGCTCCTGACAATACAATCACATGTTTGCTCATTAAGGCTAGGGTTCTATCAACTAAAAATAGGAAATCGTTTTTGCCCACACCTTTATGTCATCAGTTTCAAAAATAAGATGTGAATTATAGTGAAAAGAGACCATGGTCATGTTGATGATGGGAAGCATATGTTTCCTGGCCTTGCATATGCTTTTGTGTCTCAATATACACAGAGACAGTATTCAAACCTGAAGGAGCTTCCCAAACTGAGCACCAGAAATCTGTCCAGCTGTCCTTTTTCCTTCCTCAATCTATAAAATAATCTAGGCATCTACGCTGCTAAGCAGAACCCATGGCCATTTAATTTCCACCCCTGGATATGATTATTGTCGGAGAGAATACTGCTTGAGCCGGCCAAACAACTTTCCCAAGTCTTTCCACTCCCTATCGGAAGACATGAAATGGGGAATTCCTGAACAGCATTACAGGCAGATGGCAGATTCCCCTTCATTCTATGAGGGAAAAGATCAGCACATATTGCAGAGATTCTAATCTTATCACTATTGGCAGACATTCAAGCATTGTTACCTTCTGTTGCTCTAACTTCCGTGGGATTCTACTAAAAAATCTTACTCTCTATGCTACCCCTCATAGATTTGATTTTCATTCTCCGTTAGACTCCcttgctgaaataaaataaaataaaatagcccCTGGTTCAATAAGGCACAGCATCTGTCATAGGAAGGCAGAGTCATGAGTGTCATGAAGGTGAGCAACTCTGGAATTTACTGCCAGATCCTAAAACAATGTGTTAAAGCAAGAAATTACACCTAATAATCCTGTGATTAATAACCTGTGACCTTTAGTTTTTCATGAATAGATGCCGTTGTTTCAAATGAATTGGTTAATTCCAGACATGCAGACCAGGTTATCGACCTCtacagaacaaagaaacagggaGAAGAAAGGGAGATACCAGAGGCCAAACCTGGAAGACACACTGGCCACAATGGATTCGGTATCTTTTCCCCTTTTTGATTGAAATATTGTTCCTTTCTATGACCTTTAAATATTTTGCGTTCATTGCTTTCAGCCACAATTACAGATACATATTTGTCCCCTACAGGTTTGGAAAAACCCTGTTTCCCAgcacttccttttttttttccaaaggttAATACGCACAATCATTTTACTGCCGCCCCGTACCTTACACACATGATTATCAGTGAGATTATAGAAACTGGGCAACAACAAAGAGTTTTCTTGTATTACAAACTTGTTATCTCAAACCTCagacgctcacacgctcacatgctcacacgctcattacattacattacattgtattatatcacatttcagcatttagcagacactcttatctagaATGATATAAACACactacatatttacatatgatCCATTTATACTGCTGGATAATTTTAGACTCCTAGTAAAATTTGTGCAGATCATTGacaataattttgttttgaatattggtgaaaacattgatttattttacaatttgtgtcatgttttttaGAACAAAGTATTTCAGGATATTTCAAAAGTATCTGGGAAATATAGTTGAAggaaatatttcaaatgcatttgGACAGAATATTTTTCCAAATACAGTTCCACGAAAAACTATtagccccttcctgatttcctacATTATTGGATatgtgtcacactgaatggtttcagaggCAACATTAGACAAATTGAACCTGAGTAAACATGAAAGACATTTTTCTAtcaatttaatgaaaaaaaaatatatatcaaacATTCACTTCACCATGTGAAAAGGTAATTGCACCACATTTTGCAGTAATACCCCACATTTTAGGAACCACATGCTTCCTAAAATTTTACAtaagtctttcacatcactgtggattAGATTTAGCCCACTCTGCTTTAATTTAAACACATGGGTAAGTTTTTAAGAATTAACTGCtagtttcaggtcctgccataGCATCTCTATTGGATTCAAGTAAATACTTTGACAAGGTCTGGAATTAAGTTATTAATCTTGAGTTACCTTTTCTACTGAAGCAAATTGATCAGTTTTCTCGTAGAGGCCAACAGTGCCCTGGAACAAGAAACAGACTGAGTTTTTGGAGATAATGCAAATATGTGTGAATGACCTGAAATTCCTGTTGCAACTCATCCCCCAGTACAGCTTTTGACCTGAATATTTTCCCAGAAAGTCTTATCATTGCATCTCTGTGTTCTCAATACCACACcctgaaataaattaatggTGCTTGAGCATTTTATCTCAAAACATCAGGAACTGatgattattgagttagctggataagtgcactgagtgaaacccagaacagctctttttacttcagtcaatGTCGAGATTTGGAGGATTCTGAGTTTTACTCAATATAATTATCCAAACTCCAAAATTTGTGGAACAGTCCTCAGAAGCTTCATGCTTTGAATGTAAACTTTGAacattatttgaaaatacaCCCTCCAAAGGTTTTCCAACCAGTTAATATACTTTTTACACTTTAATACTGACCATTTTATTAATTATCACCATTTCAAAATGTCTGTTGATATATTGTGGTAGGTGCTTGCAGGATGACCTGATTTTATGTAATCATATTTTGGGATGGTCTGTTATAGtgtcttttttgttgatttttctgAGGAGGAAATCTATTAGTAAAATAATTCACAAAAGGAAGGATAACATGGTATAAACAAAAGATTTTTGCTAACTGCACAAATTCTCTCATGAGCATCATATTTCAGGTTCATGTCTAGTGAAGTTTTAATCAGACAGCTTCAGATATGtcttaaatacattaataaaaaaacagttttgagTGGTCTGTTAATGTACTGGTACTATTTAGATATATATCATAATGGCCGTGTTAGATTTGCCTTTGCATGTAATGAAATTATGACAGTATGTTAGACAGAGCTCAGTAATGCAATCGTAAAGCaacaattttttctttttttttgttagtaaTTTTCAATTAATCTAGCTATTAATTCTTAATTTGCTGAGTAAATGAATTCAGTGGTGAGATGAAGGCCGCAGATGCTTTGATTTATGTGGTATGTTGTGGCATATTTTGAGTAACTAGTACAAAGTGTTCATCTGAGAGGAACGTGTTTTAACATTGGTTTGTACCTGTCCCTGAACAAAGTCAATTGCAATACTATAAGCATGTCCTAACTCATCTGCCCTGTATGTTTCCATGTCAACATTCCAAAATATCTCAGTGTTGCGTCAGTGCCATATCTGAACATTTTTACTGAAAAACATCTCCAGGTGTAGTTGATAAGAACAATTGCAAGTTAAAACTAAAGTGTTAGGGCACTTTTACATAAAGCATGCAGGTGTGTATTTTTCCTCATCAGTCCATTTCAGTCAATTATGTTTTTCCTCTTCATCATTCTGAGAATTCATCATAATGAGAATTTATACAATGGtttatttgtattaaatgtgtaaatattctGCTAAATTAATCATTGGTTAGTACTTTGTTTGTGGTTGTTCTGTGCTAAATACCACACAGCAGGCTGGTACCAACATTATGGGTGGAACCTAAAAACGTTTTACccattgtttttgctttttccaCCATCCATTTGTGTCTTCagtcatgtttgtgtgtttacagcacTTACCATGGATGAAAGCATATCATAAAGCAGTAAATATGCTTACTAGTCTGTCTGCACACTGCTACTgttgaaaaacaagaaaatacaatacagtGAGCACTATAACGGATGGTGACAaattctttgttatttttgttctgtactctagcactttgagttttaAAGGAAACAATGACAATggggttgaagtgcagactttcagatttcatttgaggatatttttggatgaaccatttagaaattaaacattgtacatggtccccccattttaaggtagTGTAAGTACTTgctgaattggcttcacagatgtgttctGCTAGGCAGGCgtattcatttttgttgttaGTGAATGCAGGTGTAAAATCACCAGTATGTGACCAGAACACACCCATTTGATCAGAATAATTTCATGCCCTTCAAAATGTCGTCTTATACCAAATATTCTTTCAGCTTTCAAACTGAGTCATAATTTCTGTTACCTCTGGTCAGCACAAACCTGCTATTCATTTTCAGCAAAGCTGATATAGGCCTGAGGATACTCTCCAAACCAGAGACCTTCAGCCCTCTGCTTCAGAATTCTACTGTGGGCCTCACAGTTTACCCTGCTTCAGCCCTCTGCTTCAGAATTCTACTGTGGGCCTCACAGTTTACCCTGCTTCAGCCCTCTGCTTCAGAATTCTACTGTGGGCCTCACAGTTTACCCTGCTTCAGCCCTCTGCTTCAGAATTCTACTGTGGGCCTCACAGTTtagcctgctgaaaaaaaacagctcaagctagattttgaaacagctggtagctggtatttcaaactggtcatagctggattttacaccagggtatgcTTCCTCTTCTCCTCATTACATTTCTTCCTCTGACTTAATGCTATGCTGTAATAATACTTTAGTAGgcttacagtacatttctaCAATACTGCCTAAATTTAActttataataatcataaagTTATATTAATATGCCATATGTGTAAATAAAAGATAATCATATCACCAGACAGACCCTTGACACATACAGAACATTTCAAGAGAATGAACAGAAGTAAGAATAATCGGTTGTGTTTGTTGGATAAATAAAGAGTTAGCACAGCAAAGCAGATTGCTGGCCTGTATTCTAATCTTAGAATAGTAACATCACATGGTGGAAACAAGCACCAATGACCAGAATCAGAAGTGAAAGGAGACAGTAAAATGCCAAGACCATTTGAACAGGATGTGACTCATAATCTGACTGCACATCCGGTCTTTGGAAGTGAGATGCAACTCTTATTAATATCATGAGGCCCACAAGATCCTGGATTCCCATGAAGTGAGAGTGAGATCCTGGAAACTCATTGTTATACGAGATCCTGGATTCCCATTAAGTGAGAGTGAGATCCTGGAAACTCATTGTTATACTGCttcattgtttttataaaatgtaaaatgtttgtgtgcTCAGTAGCCTCCCTTGACATATAGACatattttgtgtgcgtgtgcaatcCATATGTGCTCTGCAGCATGTGTATATAATAGCAGACATTTGGGGTCAAAATATTCTATGAAACagttatactgtacataatgtgTGTCAGAATTTTCAttgcatttccatttttatttcatagctGTCAGTGTATTCTGTCAGTGGTCTTAATGCTTTGATGAAGAATATTTGTCCATTAAGAAGAATTAGTTGTTATTTTAATGAGTATTGACAACCTGTGAACTACTCATTTTCAACATTTGGCAGACAGCAAAGGGTGTGTATTTCCTGGTGTGTATATTGAAATTCTTACATTTTGCAAGAACAAGACTATTATGGCCTGGGTGTTGTTCATGCATGGTTGCACtccgagcagggtattgtgggaagaggagtcccacagggattAGTGCTgaggccactgctcttcctcatttacataaatgaccttgacatAAGCATTGAAAGTATTTTAGTTCAATTTGCAGATGCTCAAGTTTAAAAAGACTAGCCtttcaaagcctttcaggttctagtcaatgtgcgggAGCAGTAAAGAAAATgccaacaggatgctaggatacatagccaggagtattgagtaTAAGTACAaagaagttatactcaccttatacaatattCTTGTTGGACCACatttggagtactgtgtgcagttctggggaccacactataagaaagatatagaggcactggaaaagatTGCCAGTACGTGGTGTAGTGGAAGCAGAAAGactggggggttttcaagaccaggcttgatacagtgttagATACTACACAGCTCAATTAATtggcaattaattaattaaataatgaattaatgcaaCTGCTCAataaaattaagggaacactaaagggacacatcagatcttgatgaatgatttattcaagttgaaaatctttactgatgtacattgtataatttgttgagaacaaaatgatgtaacaacggtcaaaggaaaccaaaattatcaacccattgagggctggattcaaaatcataccgaaaatcaaagtaaaaaatttaaatcacaggctgatccaacttgtgtgaattttatcacggcaactcataatgtgactcagtagtgtgtatggcccccgCGTGCCTGTACGCACTCCCGGTGatgtctgggcatgctcctgatgagtcggcggatggaggtctgtgcgaccctccaaggatatgcaTCCCCAGatcatcactgacccaccaccaaacTGGTCATGCTGGATGATATTACAGCCAGCATAACATTCACCACGGCGTATCCAGACTCTTTCACGCCTGTCACATGTGCTcggtgtgaacctgctctcatctgtgaagagaacagggcaCCAATGGCggacctgccaattctggtggtctctcgCTAATGCTAATCGAGCTGCACAGTGCTGAGTGCAGGTCCCACTAgagtagcctgctggaggttATTTTGaagggctctggcagtgctcctcctgttccttctcgcAAAAAGGAGCAGATactggtcctgctgctgggttgatgcGCTTCTAtggccctgtccagctctccttgtgt from Conger conger chromosome 2, fConCon1.1, whole genome shotgun sequence encodes the following:
- the ch25h gene encoding cholesterol 25-hydroxylase-like protein, with amino-acid sequence MELQHLWDCIRAHDAYLRSPFFPVLFSLTVYLGFCFPFVLLDLLSPKVALLRKYRIQQKSQVSWSMMWSCLAQSLYNHVVYIFPLTVLHWYWRPVSYPTQAPGLFRLLWDILACLLLFDFQYFVWHLLHHKVPWLYKTFHKVHHKYTSTFALTAEYSGAWETLSLGFFAAVNPLLLGCHPMTEMLFFVLNIWLSVEDHSGYDFPWSTHRLVPFGLYGGAPHHDLHHLKFRSNYAPYFTHWDILFGTLHSD